The segment GTTAAGCGCGCAATGCCGGCGTTCTTGCAGTTTTCAGCCGCAGTAATAATCTGCTCATTGGTCATCTTGCGACCCAGCATTTCTCTGCGGTATTTCTCGTCACCACTTTCAATACCGAACCATATGGTGTCGCAGCCCACTTCAGCGGCCCGCTGACAGAATTCTTCGTTCATCACCTCGACGCGGGAGTTGATCGCAAAGGGTAATTTTACGTGCTCCTTGTAAAGATCAAAGAAGGCCCGCACGAACCTCAGGTTGGAAAGAAACAGCTCATCCCAGAACTCAAAATACTCCACTCCGTGGGTGTCTCTTAATCTCACCAGTTCCTTTACCAGGGCTTCAGGGTCATATTTTCTTAAAAACGTTTTCTTGGTTTTCCAGCCCTCCAGAAGAGGAGTGTTACAACAATACGTACACCGATAGGGACAACCCCGCCCTGTCATCACCGGAAAAACCAGGATTTCCTGGGGGCCCATCATGGAGGTGACTACCTGTCTGAAATCGCCGTCGACAGAGAAAATATCGTAGTCCGGAAAAGGCAGGGCGGTTAAATCGGCTGTCTGAACCGGCTCATCCTTGAAAATCTCTCCATTGTCCAACTTTTCCCACATACCCAGCATCGGCCCTGGTTTGGTCCCTTTCAGGAACTGCACCAGATGCCCCATGGCATATTCACCATCGCCCACGCAAATAATGTCCACGTCCTTGTTGGAGATTGTTTCCTCCGGCGACAGCATGGGCTGATAGCCTCCCACCACCAGTGGTAGATCCGGCATTACCTCTTTAACTTTTTCAAAATAAGACCTGATCGGGTACCAGTGAGGACTCATGATGGAAAACGCAATCAGATCCGGATTAAGCGCCTGGATATTTCTGGCAAAATTTTCCGGCGAGTACTTCTCTGCATCCCGCATCAATAATATGGGCATCAGGGTCACATCGACCCAGGGGAATTCCCTTTTCAGGTAGGCGGAAATACTGGCCAGAGGCATGGATATTTCATTGCAGTCGACCGCATAGAATGACAAAACCAGTGACAGCCGCTCCGACTTGACTTTGCCATACCATTTGGATTTGTGATGGTCGTAGACAGGCTTATCACTCTCTATCGCGATAATTTCTGGCACAGCACTCATGAATATACCTCTTTGACCTGTCGTTGCAGACTGAAACCCGGCGAGTATAGCATAGCCAACGCTGGCTCTTCTGCAGAGAGAGTGCCCCGCCTGACCCGATTTTCGGCCAGATCAGCAGGATTGCCCAGGCGCTCTTTATCAAGCAAAAGGACCGACAGGGGACACACCCGGGCACATTGCCCCTCAGCAGGGCCTGCGCGAAAATGCCTGCCGACACGCCGGTCTGGAAATCAGCTCCTCCAGAAAGATTGACATCCAGGCATCCACGCCAGAGCCAACCCGTGAAGCTCATTCGCCTGCCACACGAAGCATCGGTCAGTCGGTCAGGTACATCATCCTCGGTGCCTTCCGGTAAATTTCAGGATGGGCTTGCACATAGGCATCCAGCAGGTAGTCGAAGTACCCCAGGTTGAACAGGACAATAGTCTTTAACCGATCCAGGCTGAACAGCTGCCGGCCCTGGGTGATTGTGACAAGGTGTTGATAATATTCTTTGAGATTCGCGTCCTTGATCTGATTTGTGCCGCTTGCCAGCGACTCGAGATAGCCAGTGGGGAGAGTCCTTGGGTAGTGGCTGACGCGCCAGTCGGAGGAGACCGGCAGCCTGGACAGAAGCGGATCCGCAAGGGCCATATCGTCGACCACCACGGTACCGGGCTGGATAAAATAGCCGAACATGCCGATTGCGCCGTAGACTATCACCGGCTCCCCGGATTCGTTGGCGGCTCGTGCATCTGCCGGGTAGGGGCCGCCCGGGAACGGCTCGTTCGGGTCTCTGCCGAAGTAGAAGCCCAGTGAGCTTACCGCCGAATGTATTCCCCGGGCATCAACAATTCCACTTCGCGACGCTTCCCAGTCCGCCGCCCATTCCAGCCAGGTTTTCGTGCGGTGATTGAAATCACTGGCTATGGGCGTGTGGTAATAGAACACGGCATACATCAGCCATGCCAACAGCCAGCCGGCCTGGGCTTTCCGATCCGCCAGAAGAGGCGCCAGCTGATAGCAGACCAGTACGGCGGCTACCAGGAATGCCGGAGCAAAAAACCGCCCGCGCATGTAATCGCCACCGGCGTAGATCACATAGAGAACACTTAAGGCGATTCCCACCGCAAGATAGGCCAGCGCGGGCTTCCGGCCCGTCAGGCCGAGACCGGCGGCTGCCAGCAGAACGACCGCCGAGATGGAGTCCCACCTGGCCAGATCGAGCAGATAGCGAAGCCCCTCCCTGACGAGGTCCACAAACTCCAGCCCGGTACCCAGTTTTGCATAGGCCGTGTTCGGAAAAGGGAAGCCGAAATACAACAGGCTGAACCCCGTCCAGAGCCAGAACGGTGCCGAGTAGATAATGCAGATCAGTAACAGCTCCCTTGCCCGGAATTCCCTGCTGGCACGCCAGAGGTAATAAAGAAAAGCCGGCAGGCAGAGCATCAGCAGATCGTGTCGTGTGAGCAGCAGAAGAGCAAACACCAGCACCAGCCGGTGCAACGACGCCCTGGTTATGTGTTGCCTGCAGCCTGACAGGTAAAGAAAGACAAAGACCGTCAGCAGAAAATAGATCAGCGGGTATTCCAGTCCGGAAGTCGTGTAATCAAAGAAGGACGAAGAGATCAGCAACAGGCTGCAGCAGGCCAGCCAGCTGAAAGTGGATTCGAACAGTTTCCAGAGGAATGCCAACGAACCAAGAAAAAGCACATAAGAGAGGACGATAACGTTGGCATACAGGTGCGAAGAAAACAGACGACTGGCCGCCGTAACGAGCAGCCAGAGAGGGCTGGTAAAAACCTGCACACGTTCACCGGGATTCCAGACCAGGCCCTGGCCTCCGAAAAGCTGCTCTATTACCCGGAAATTAATGTAGGCGTCTTCAGACACCCAGCCATTAAGAAAAAAAACCACACTGAGCAGGAGGAGAATCGCCAGGGGATAGAACCGGGAAATTTTTTTCAAACTACTGACAGCATCAAGCACTGTGATCGACTCTACCTGGTTGCTCCAAGTCAGCTGGGGGGTTGTTTCGACACCTGGTCAGCAAATTATCAGGGGCTGCGAAATGGACCCAGCACCCGCTTGAAGAGTGACTTCCTGCGTTCCTGCGCGAGGGCCGGCTCCACATCCTCCGCCACCCCCTGCTCTGTCTGGGCTGGGGCGCCAGATCGCGGCTGCTCAGCGGACCCTGGGTCATGGGCCGCGACCTCAGACGCAACCGGCGTGGGTTCAGCGCCGGCCGGAATCGCAACTCCGGCGGCGTCAGATTCGGGCACTACGTCATAATTGAGCCGATTGTTCGCCTGCTGGAAGGCCAGCATTTCGAGGCAGATATCGTGGTACTCGCCGGCACTGAGAAGCTCCGGCCTTTCCTTCAGATTCAGGGTGAATTGCCTGTCGTTCACTGCTGACAGATATTGCAGATCTTTCTTGCTGGGAATCAGCAGCCCTTCTTTTTCCGCCAGTTCGTAAAGCGGTGTGCCCCGGAGGGGAATATAGTTGAAGAAGTAAAAATGCTCGGGGGCGATTCGCTGATTGAGACGCAGGGTTTCGCGCATGTTATCGGCAGTTTCCAGCGGCATGCCAACAATATTGAAGGTCAGCCTGTTGATTCTCGCTTTCCTGCAATTTTCAGCGGCATCGATGATCTGCTGATTCTTCATTTTCCTGCCGAGCATCTTAGCCCGATAGGTTTCATCGCCGCTTTCTATGCCGAACCAGATGGTGTGGCAACCAGCCTCTGCCGCAGTCTTACAGAATTCCTCGCTCATTACCTCAACACGGGAATTGATCGAAAACGGCAGACGAATTCTGTCCCTGTAAATCTCAAAGAAGGCTTTGACGAATTTCAGATTGGACAGAAACAGTTCGTCCCAGAATTCGAAATAGCCGACATTGTACTTATCCCGTAACCGCTCCAGCTCTGTCACGAACGCTTCCGGGTCATACTTCCGCAGGAAGGTTTTTTTATTGCGCCAGCCTTCAAGCACGGGCGTGTTGCAGCAGTATGTGCATCGGTAGGGGCAGCCCCGACCGGTCATCACCGGCAGAACCAGCTTGTCCTGGGGACCTACCATCGAGGTATTGACGTCCCTGAAACCCCCGTCTTTCTGGAAAATATCGTAGTCAGGGAAAGGCAGTGCGGCAAGATCACCGATCTGATGCGGCTCGGTTTCATACACCGAATTGTCCGCCAGCTTCTCCCACATGCCGTCAACGGGGCCAGGCTTGGTGCCCCGCAGGAACTGCACGAGGTTGCCGATGGCGTACTCGCCATCGCCTACACAGATAAAATCGATGTTGGGGTTCTGGATGGTCTGTTGCTGGCTGAGCATGGCCTGATAACCGCCTACCACGACAGCAAGCTCGGGCATCTGCTTTTTCAGCTGCTCGAAATAAGGTTCCAGAGGAAACCAGTGCGGACTCATCACGGAAAAGGCAATCACATCGGGATTTAATTCCTTGATCGCTCGAGCGTAGTTCTCCGGTGAATAAACGTCGGCATCACGCAGGATCAATACCGGATACAGAGCGACATCAACCCAGGGGAAATCCCGCTTCAAATAGGCCGACATGCTGGCGATCGGCATCGACACTTCGTTGCCATCCGGTGAATAAAAGGCGAATACCACCCGCACTTTCCCCGCTGAACACTTGCCGAACCACCTGGATTCCTCCTGGGGGTAGCGGGGACGTTCTGTGCTTGCGGCTATTACATCAGCCCTGGAGTTCATAAGATTCCCTGTGCTGCCATCAGTCGAGCCGGCATCTTGCGCCGTATCGACCCATTGACGAGGTGACAGTCTCTGTCA is part of the Gammaproteobacteria bacterium genome and harbors:
- a CDS encoding radical SAM protein, which encodes MSAVPEIIAIESDKPVYDHHKSKWYGKVKSERLSLVLSFYAVDCNEISMPLASISAYLKREFPWVDVTLMPILLMRDAEKYSPENFARNIQALNPDLIAFSIMSPHWYPIRSYFEKVKEVMPDLPLVVGGYQPMLSPEETISNKDVDIICVGDGEYAMGHLVQFLKGTKPGPMLGMWEKLDNGEIFKDEPVQTADLTALPFPDYDIFSVDGDFRQVVTSMMGPQEILVFPVMTGRGCPYRCTYCCNTPLLEGWKTKKTFLRKYDPEALVKELVRLRDTHGVEYFEFWDELFLSNLRFVRAFFDLYKEHVKLPFAINSRVEVMNEEFCQRAAEVGCDTIWFGIESGDEKYRREMLGRKMTNEQIITAAENCKNAGIARLTLNMTGMPLETADNMRQTLALNKLIKPEIFTFFTYIPLRGTPLYDIAEREGLLLPNTKDLQYTTDPGNDPNHRFVFNLKEQKHLLTADEYHEICREMSEFKRSNNTYSYLAMAEQTKRNVAMTRA
- a CDS encoding radical SAM protein, coding for MNSRADVIAASTERPRYPQEESRWFGKCSAGKVRVVFAFYSPDGNEVSMPIASMSAYLKRDFPWVDVALYPVLILRDADVYSPENYARAIKELNPDVIAFSVMSPHWFPLEPYFEQLKKQMPELAVVVGGYQAMLSQQQTIQNPNIDFICVGDGEYAIGNLVQFLRGTKPGPVDGMWEKLADNSVYETEPHQIGDLAALPFPDYDIFQKDGGFRDVNTSMVGPQDKLVLPVMTGRGCPYRCTYCCNTPVLEGWRNKKTFLRKYDPEAFVTELERLRDKYNVGYFEFWDELFLSNLKFVKAFFEIYRDRIRLPFSINSRVEVMSEEFCKTAAEAGCHTIWFGIESGDETYRAKMLGRKMKNQQIIDAAENCRKARINRLTFNIVGMPLETADNMRETLRLNQRIAPEHFYFFNYIPLRGTPLYELAEKEGLLIPSKKDLQYLSAVNDRQFTLNLKERPELLSAGEYHDICLEMLAFQQANNRLNYDVVPESDAAGVAIPAGAEPTPVASEVAAHDPGSAEQPRSGAPAQTEQGVAEDVEPALAQERRKSLFKRVLGPFRSP